The following are from one region of the Bacteroidales bacterium genome:
- a CDS encoding cytochrome c, whose protein sequence is MKKLNFVLVLGVMGIAFVMNSCSSGSEQKTRKPETIIQKDPGATEAAVNTNEMAAQVARGEQIYKEKCIVCHQADGKGLPGAFPPLAKSDYLLADKVRAVVQALNGSNEPITVNGQVFNAPMPPQVNTKEDAVAIINYVLNNFGNNGGYITLEEVKSVVIKPRP, encoded by the coding sequence ATGAAAAAATTAAATTTTGTTTTGGTTTTAGGGGTTATGGGAATTGCTTTTGTAATGAACTCCTGTTCATCGGGTTCCGAGCAGAAAACCCGGAAGCCGGAAACCATTATCCAGAAAGACCCTGGAGCAACCGAAGCAGCAGTAAACACCAATGAAATGGCCGCACAGGTGGCCCGTGGAGAACAAATCTACAAAGAGAAGTGTATTGTTTGTCACCAGGCTGATGGAAAAGGCCTTCCAGGTGCATTTCCTCCATTAGCCAAGTCGGATTACCTGTTGGCCGACAAGGTAAGGGCTGTTGTTCAGGCACTTAATGGCTCAAATGAACCAATAACGGTCAACGGCCAGGTTTTCAATGCTCCTATGCCGCCCCAGGTTAACACGAAAGAAGATGCTGTTGCCATCATTAATTATGTGCTGAATAATTTTGGAAATAATGGCGGTTACATCACCCTGGAAGAAGTTAAAAGCGTTGTGATTAAGCCACGTCCATAA